One genomic region from Vitis riparia cultivar Riparia Gloire de Montpellier isolate 1030 chromosome 17, EGFV_Vit.rip_1.0, whole genome shotgun sequence encodes:
- the LOC117904526 gene encoding protein Asterix — translation MSSHNNSSPAVNDPRQPSTANPYVAPMVRPEDLPVDYSGFIAVIFAIVGLMFRYKLCSWLAIIFCAQSLSNMRNFENDLKQISMAMMFAIMGLMTNYLGLGPTRPSTQG, via the exons ATGTCGTCACATAACAACTCGTCGCCGGCGGTGAACGATCCACGCCAGCCGTCAACGGCGAATCCGTACGTGGCTCCTATGGTACGACCAGAAGATCTACCAGTTGATTACTCAGGATTCATCGCCGTCATCTTCGCTATCGTCGGCTTAATGTTCAGG TATAAGCTTTGCTCGTGGCTTGCTATCATATTCTGTGCCCAATCACTTTCCAACATGAGGAATTTCGAAAATGATCTTAAACAGATTTCCATGGCCATGAT GTTTGCAATTATGGGTTTAATGACAAACTACTTGGGCTTGGGGCCTACACGGCCAAGCACACAAGGTTAA